From the Papaver somniferum cultivar HN1 chromosome 2, ASM357369v1, whole genome shotgun sequence genome, the window ATTAATTAAAACAGTaagaccttgtttgtttgcagctgactcggcgtctgaatctgagtcaacccctgactcggaccgagtcagcagtcagaccgtttgttttccattttgagtcagatctgactcgacctctgactcagacataacccctgactcggactcatttgagtcaggtaacaaaatacccctgactcatgggaccaaaccactgactcacttatttccgagtcagatgagtcagatctgactcaaaacaaacatatcgactcagatccagatgagtcaggtgatttcactcagatccagatgattcagatccagacgactcagatgagtcaggagtaaacaaacatggtgtaagttaACTTATGTCTTGGTGTACTGGAACAAAAATGATTAACCTTCCTGAGAAAACTCCGAAAACTTTTTGCGGGTTAATCTAATCCAGCTACGAAACTAGTCTAGTCTCACTTGATACATAATTTTCACAACCAAATTCAAAATCACGTCTCAAAAAAATTATAGCGGaaataacttaaaatataatttaGCAGGTATGTTAAAATTGAATAGTGGCACAAAGTCACCACACTTCTTTCTTCTGATTAGTGGTTAAATGCGAGGATATCTATTATTATATTTAACATTCCCCGAGATTCCAAGTCTGTTAGAAGGGGTTCATGAATTTTGTGTGGTGTTGCAAATCCATATaaaacaaactaattctcatCATTGAATATACCGATGCGGTACTTTTTCTATAGAATTTGGTAACCTTTGCGGGGGTTTTGAGTCTCCGGTAAATCTCGGATACAAAAATACATATCCTGAATATATGATATGTGCAATATACTCCCCCTATCCCTTATATATAAGcggagttttgaattttttttgtccTACTAGATAGGCGGAAATCTAATTCCAAAAAGATTTTTTCCACTTATATCATCAATTAAATAGCATAGATATTATCACAATCAAATTTATATCTTTATCAATTGGAACATGATAAAGGTTAAAACAGGAAAAACAATGGATTTTTGTGAAATTAAAATTattttcttattctaagagatTTCACATAATCCACTCATATAAAGAGAATGGAGGGAGTACAATGTTTAATTGGTCTCTTGTCGATAAGCTGTATGAGGGTTACTCGTTGAGCACCTTAATTTGTAATTGGGAAACTGTAGTTGATAGCATATGGGTGTAGCTCTTTTTCTGTAACTTTGATACTTCATTTCTCTGATGAAGCTCATTTAACAAATTTTTgccttttctcaaaaaaaaaaatgaaaatacataTCCAGACATGTAAACTAGAAGTCAGAAGTCTAATAACCTCGAAGGCAAGGGAGATCCAGTCTCCAAATTTTATACTCCCCAACAATAATCATGTAAGACACTCTTCTTGGTTTCTTTGTAAACGCAGATCTCAAGACTGCATTCCAGACACAACAGTCGTGTATAGGGATCTAGCATTCTAGCTATGCTTTTGACTGTTGGTTGTTCTATGCACATTCCAAGATCAATGTTCTTTAATACTACACACACAAGAATAGAAACCTAGAGATTCGCGAAAGTAAAAATCATACGGTTGTAAAGCCATAGTTTTAGAATGTCGAGGAAATTCTGCCTTTATACATTAAAAGGGCTCGTGCCGTAAGGGTATCATCAAGCTCCAGCAagcagcaatgcagcagcagcattaTCAAGCAAGTACGTACAGTAAAGGTCACTTTCCAATAAGGAATATATAAAGTGACCATACACTACAGGGATAAAGAAAACAGTACTAGAAGAAGAGGAGAGTGTGCATACAAATACAATTCTCTATCGCCATCAACTTCTGTTTTACATGCACTTCTCTCgatggaaaaagaaagaaaaccacAGTTTCTTAGAGATCCAGTTGTAAGGGCTGTGACCTGTGAGAGGGTATGTGTGGTCTCTTTCTCTCAAATGCAACACTCGATGTGTTTTTGATGCATAATGGAATTTCAAGGACTGCATGCAAAGCAACGTGACTAGATGCGCTTTGCATGAATAGATGATCACTTCTTTTAACTATAGAAGTGATGGTCTTTGTTGCgataaagaagaaaaagtgaCACTCTCACACTCAGCTAGATGGTCTTTGTTTCGCCTTGGACGTGTTGTTAAAGAGACACAGATCAGCTAGATGGTTGTATTCgagcttttttcttcttttctttaaagTAGTGAGTACGTACCGGAGGATAACCAGGTTATAGCGCCCATAAAGCATTCTCGTAAATCATATCAAAATGCCGGGGCACACCGTGCAGGGTTTGATTGATGACTATTCAGTAACACATGTTAGTGCTGCTTAATATGAAATATTggatttttaaaaaaagaaaaaaaaatcttaactaGAAGAAATAGTCTTCGGATTTTTGAGCGCAATGAAATTTTTACGAGATCAACAAACTTTAATATTAATTGATATCtggtaaaatatatatatatatagttaccGCTAGTTTGCAACCAAGTACAAAAACATCACATGTTTGGAAACTTGGAATTTTATTACCTCAACTATTTTACTCTTTTACAGCATTGTAGCTATAGAAGCAGTTGGTTTAAAATCTATATTCTTTTGGCATACGTATTATGGTACAAATTAAAAAGCTTATTGGAAGATTTTCATTGCATAAGGTAGGGAGCATTTTGTCCCCGGCTGGGATTGTCAGTAGCTCACGTTTATTCAAGTACCAAAACCCTTGGAAAGAAAAGAATTGATAGTTTGATTTCAGACAACTCGATTATATATGGGTTTCCATATGGACTATATATATGTCTCACATTAAAACTAGCTAGCTGGGGTAATCATGTGTGCGTGCAAGGAAATTCACATGCATTGTTTTTCTCTTAATGCCATACTCTCTACATCATTATATCTAGGACCCCAAACGTGACACTCTTATGGGTTTTTCACGTAGTTATGCTCATGGCATGAGATGAATCATATTCTGCTATCCCCAATGAGATTACAACATTAAATTAGACATCTATATCGAGAAGAATGGGCATCCAATTTAATTGGCGTCTACTTAGAAACACTAGAGAATTTCGAACTTAGGTCATAAACATCAGCTGCCAATGACTTCACAAATTAACTACTAGACCATAATTCTCCATGTAACCTGTCACGACAATTCGCAGTAACGAGTCTATCGATATATGCTAGGACGTACGTACCCTGTACTCATCGTACCAGCATTTATACACTTGTTCTTGTTGTCCGGTAAAGAAGATTTAAGACGGTGGAAGGTTTCTAAATTTATTCATATCTTAATTTCCGAACAGTAATATAAAACATAATGAACCCATACTATTTTCTTCTTTGTGGTCATCGCGTACATAAACAAGACCAATGAATTCTATACAGCATAAAGAATAAAGATGAAGATCGAAGAGAATCTGAGTGAGAGGTGTACAACATACAGGTAACGACTTTTGTACAGAAGCAGTAGATCTATGTCGACCTTATAAATATTCTTTAAAATCACAGGAAATATGGAAGCTGTCTTAGCACTCTTAACTGTAACCTCACAGATTTTGTCTGATCATCAAGACTAATATAGATAGTCCAATCTTACTACTATTTTACTGCTCCGAGGAAGTTTGAGTTTTAAGTTTCAACTGTGTTGCCCATAATTAAGGCCATACGTATAATTAACAGTCAACAGCATGGGTTACTCTTAGTAGGTAATGATACTGGTTTTACCTAGAGACACCTTATCCAGTTAACACATCCTCAAATTCAAGTTAATCCACACGCCCCGAagagaaaacagaacacaaaattggttaaaatgaccaaaatcaacaattcctgggtaaaaatgacatttagattttgatactatttaaatggacaaaaatgtaaaaatagccaggatgtaaacagtttcatcatacccattttcaaatattttttcttattttcaatttACATCAGAATGCatcaagtttcatccttgctattttttaagtttaagttaggatgaattcagtttcatccttgttatttttttggtgtccatttcacccatactaatttttactcatccatttgaaccatgttttaaaaatatttggaaagaTGACCCATTTTCCGCAAACACAAATAAGATAATAATCTTTTGGTAACAGAAGTCAAGTCAGAAGCAAAATGTTTTTATTCCACTAAAGTCGATTTTTTGTGTGCCCAAATTGGTTTCGGACTTTTTTTTTGCTTCCTGAAGTCTAAAAACAGCTTTTAGAGTGGTTACCTAAACAGGTTATTAAGATCAAGGGCAATTAGCATGGACTTGGTGTAGTGGGAGAAAATGGACATGCACATAAATACATAGTACAAATCCCTGAACACGCAAGGTAGTTAAACAAGCCATAAATTTGTATACGGCGGCTCTGATGGTAGTTAAACATGCACATAAATGGACAGACGTCTCGTGACTATCATCGGGCTATGGATAGAAGAAATAAAGAAACAAACAGTCGGGCTTCTTAGTTTCTATACCGGGCCGGTTTTGCATTCATGGCCGAAGCAGGTCAATTTTAGCATTGATGCGTTTGCAAATCATTACTGTTAACCTAAAGTATAGGGCACCATAATTTTCCTGGCAACCGGAGTTAAAAGTCCTGAGAAGTCCGTACGAGAGAGTGACGGAAGCAGCAGTGTGTCTGCTAAAGACCGTCTATATCTATGCTATGCTATGGCCTATGTTATGGCCTATGTAAAGTGTGAACCTAGGCCAGTTCAATTATGTACAGAACCACAGGGCCATTTAAGTGGTGGGAGCTTTTGAACTTTAATTAGTAGCTGGCAAAATTCCGCAAATGAACACGTAAATTTTGTACTAGTAATTACTCAAGGAGCATCTGACTTGTTTTTTGAATTGGAAATGTTTGGTGTACCGAAAACCTACACCGTGATCTGCACCGAAATTTTGGTTTGAGATTCGGTGGTGGACCCCACCCCTGCAAATCTCTCCCAAAGCTTCCCCTAACAGCCCTTAGATTTTTTTGCGGTGCAGATCGTAGTACTATCATTACTGTTTTTGAATTGGCCGGATTACGCCATTGTATGCCAGCTATATCAAGACTTATTAGAAATTGAAAAGACGTTTAGACGTGgattaaaataaaatacaaattgtATTTTCTTTATTGATGGATGGAACTCATAATATCTATCGGATTATGTtcggaagagaaaaaaaaagttatgataGATATCTTAAACACTTGCAAAAAGTGCAACAAAAGAACAATAATTCTTTACCCATCCAAAAAATCTAGTGGAAAATACGGTACATGAGCTCAacaactaataagaaaatatgaagtttaCTGATTTATGATATTCATAACCGTAATCCTAGTTAGTGTCGGAATCGGGGGAATTTTGAAAAAAGATAAACTCAGATGGATGCTCACCACCAATGGAGAATTCACTGTGAAATCTCTGTATGCTAAGCTTCAAAATCAGACAGATTTAAtctcaatcaaaacaaagaaatttTGGAAAAAGCTATGGAGCATGAACACATCACAAAGGATCAAGTTGTTTATTTGGAAGTGTTTACAGGACATACTACCTACAAAACAGAAGCTAGGTTTAGTCatggatgaagaaagaaaatGTGTCTTCTGCCAATAAATGGAAGAAACAACTTTTCATTTATATTTTGAATGTGACTATGCGAAAGCAGTATGGCAGTTGCATCCAATGCCTTGCCAGGGAGTACTCTCTAAtctttcctctctgaatattACTTTCGTAGACATGTATAAAAATGGTTGGAAGGTGACCTGAGTTCCATTTCAATGGCATTAGAGCAACCACAATCATAAACGGGACTAAAGACCAAACGCCATACCAAAAGCTAAATTTATTTGGCATTTTCAGAGGTCAAGCGTAGTGGTGAAAGACTAAAATTTAGTCAGGCGAACAAAATAACAACGTATGAAATGGAACGGATATACAATGAGCGTACAATGGTCAGGCGTTGGTATTGTGGGCGTATGTATGGGACGAATGTATTTTGAACGCCTGGTGTTGGGCGTGAGTATTACTAACGCCTGGCAACAGACGGAAATGAAAGACTACGCCCAATCAGCAGACGGAAATGAAATACTACGCCCGATCAGCAGGCGGACTTATAGCAAACGTCTTGTTGGGGGAGTAATTATTGTATATGTTGGGCGGTGATAGTATATGCGCTTGATGTGAGGCGCTAATAATACTCTCGCCCCAATCAGGCGCTGATAATACTCTCGCCTCAATCAAGCGCCCTTTATATCACCGCCCCATCTCAAGCGCCCTTTTAATAAACGCCCCACTGTCAAGCGGTCCTTATACTTACGCTTAAACCATACGCTCATTATATCTTCGTCCCACTATACTTGGGTTTGGTCTGGGTTGACGACTAGTTTTAgtctcaaaccctaaaaatccagaccaaatatgcTTATAGTCTGTTCCACTACGCTTCCAAtcctgaccaaatttgggtatagtccctAATTATGATCGTGATTGTGGATGCTCTTAGCTGCCACTAAatgttggttcatttggaaagaaCGTTGTCTTAGAGTTTATGGAAACAAAAATAGAACACCAAATCAATTAACTCCAGACATTTAGAGTCATTATAACTATTGGCACCCAATATCACAATTGTCAGTCATAGTTCAGAACAGTAACACAATACAAGCTCAGTTATTTTGGACACTTCCAATTACAAACTTTTACAAGCTAAATTGTATTCATGGTTATCTGCTAAGACTAATGCAGGTTTTGGCTTTATTTTGCAAAATCGGACAAGTACCTTCAAAGGCGCAGGAATGGACAGTTGCGGGAAAGAGTCAGCAGAAGAAGCTGAAGTTGTAGCTTTGCTGCAGAATACAACATGGGACATCATAAACAATCTGCAAAATATGGCTATTGAAGGAGACAACCAAATACTATAAAGTACTTACAAGTCAAACCAAACTCAATCAAATGGCAATGTGAAGCGATCTTAGATGAAGTTAAGAAGTTGGCAGATAAATTAATCTGTTTTGGGGGATTTCATTTTGTGGATCGAAAAGCAAACAAAGCTGCTGACATGCTAGCTAGGAAAGGAAGAAACTCATCTCAACAGATTACTTATTTTGCTGAAGCACCactttttttaattctaacaataACTTTTGACACTGTCAAAGCTTATGCTACATGTAATATGAACTATAATTATGTATCTTTCACTGAAGAAGCTAATCACACAAATTCAGTCATCGGACGGAAAACTCAAACAGAGTTGATACCACATGAGTCTGAATCTGCAGATTAGTCTCTTGCTAgtaatatatttgtttatattgaagaaaaaaaagctaGTGTCGGAGCCATGTATAAGCTAAGAAGACAATAATACTTTCTtctcacaagaaaaaaaaaagcaatccTAACCTCCCTCATCTGCTTGCTTAGATCTAATCTTaacggactagatctgagcaaagattTTAGTATTTTCGAGTTTTATTTATAAGATCTTTttttaaagttgtttttgaaGCCACATTTGGAGGATACTCCCATAAATAGGGGATACACAAAAAAGGCAGAAAGAAATATTATGAAGTCATTTCGAGTACCCATTATCCAAATACTTTAGATTATGGCTAATTTGACGAAAAGTTAATTAGTTGTAAAATTAGATTAGTTATATGTTAGATTAATTAGTTAGTGGAAAACAAGTTGAGCAATTTCGATTACTTGACATGCTgagtaattttgttttgtttttttacgTTTTTAAGGATTTTTGGAAATTTATGAGAAATTATAGATTTTAGTGACGATAAAGTGAAGAAACAAAGTACTCCGAATCGAATCAGGATAAATGTTACTTTTTGGATTTTGATTCACAAAGAAAATTAAGAAACAAAGTTCCAGTTGACATAGACGAATGCAATGCTAACTCTTAGAGCATCTTCAATAGTGGGTGTTATAAATCCTACGTGGAATTTTTATTAAGACCCTTATTAAGGAGGATTTACACATAGAGAAAAAATATGACCCGTAACTAATAAACTATCTCCAATAGTATAGAGGTTTAACCCTTCAAAAAATCTTGTGTGATGAAATCTTAACCGTTTaatcatattttaattaattattaaaaatcaaaaatatgacATGGATGTCATTGTgaaggtctaaataagactttctttaaTACCttgaaaattaatatttcatCCCTCATGTTTTATAGGACCTACTATTGGGAATGGATTTGTTTTAAATGAATGTCTAAAATCCTATGtcattaaaaaataaatctttcACCTTCTATTAGAGATGCTCTTAAGAATCGGTATTGTCTTCATCATTTATCCATACCGACATCAGGTATCCCCGGTTTACCAGGTACGGTCGACATTGTCGAAATGATGATGACAATGTCGGAAGTTGATAGTGAAGTCGACATAGAATTAATCTTCATCATTAATGCCTACTGGCTCTTGATATTACGACAACGTTATAAGTCGCCATGCCTTGAAACAAAGTCGGCATTGTTGTAATTCCAACACCCTCTCGTAATTCAAATATGCATCTTCTCAATTTTGAATATTAGATTTACGTGAGGGTATTGGAATTACAATTTAAATATTAGGTTTAGGATAATTCTGTTTGATTTTTGAATATTTGTAAATTTGAATAATTGTTTGTTAAGTATCCTAGTCTTTGGGAAAATACTAAACACGTTCAAATGCGTGAGTTGGATGATGAGAGTATTATAGGGTTTTGAGTTACTACCTATATAAAGGTTAGTTTTCTATTGTAAAATATGCTGAAGACTTCTATTAATATAGAGTTTAATTTGTGTGTGTTTCAATCTCTCTCTCATTCCTCTCAGTGTTATTGTAGAAATCCCACGGGCATTATTTGTTCATTCGACAATGCCGAcagtgtttaattttttttttaacatgacaACTCTTGAcatgttaaaaaaaatattttacatTGAATTCATCATGAAGACAATACGAACAAACCCTAAAATTGGAATTCgaatttaattttttgatttataCCCAGCAAAATCAATCAAAAGTATTAATCGATGATTTCATTCGCGGTTTTATTTTTATAGAAAGTATTAATTAACGAAGATTCAATGATTAATTAAAGAAGTAATGGAAGATAGAAGAAGTTACGAAGAAGAGGAAAAATCAAcactatgaagaagaagaaagaatgtgGGATACAAAataatttaggttttaattattttattttattatgtaAAAGACAGTATGCTTTTTTCACCCCTAAaaagtaggggtgtaaattcgggcaggccgggccgcccgacccaaaaactaagacaggccgggcaggccaggcttaatatttgtgagcccgtaaacaaattcaggccggacaggccgggtacaagtagataatttgctacccaaagaccgcccaaagcccgctttttatacgggcaggccagatcgggccggacaggccactattttgatttttttttttaagtttaaattttcaaatgaacggtattaaatacaatatcctttcctttccaacatcacatatcgtaagtaaagtgatagtattattttatatttaaattacactgacaaatttttaattttaggctataataaataattaattagagtacaataaactttctaataagaaaatatattatcattaatgttttgaaaaggttaattataagtaaaaacaattatatattttatttttcttgacacaaaattgacaattataaaattgtaacttttaagtctttttaagaggatattaaatgattaataacACATAGAAccctttcaggccgggcaccaggccgggtatcaggccgggcatcataattaattgcaaagcccgagaccgcccaataaattaatccaggtcaGGCCGGGTAGCCCgtaacgggccataacaggcttcgGACAATTTCAGGTACAGGCGGGCTTGGGCGGGTACGGGCAGGCTGAGTTTTTTCGGGtaatatttacacccctactAAAAAGTACCCATTTAGCCAAATTTTAGCCCTCTTTAACCAGCCATATTTGTGGTGGCATCCCTAATTGTGGgttcttatttttctttaagtttttagttcttttagggtttatttttattgttttcactgtAAGTGCTTCTCGCCTTCACCATTAATGGTGATTCTCACCTTCACCTTAATGGtaattttttcttaatttataATCGCTTTTGGTTAGTAAGATTTTCAAGTACAACGACAATTTCCAATCATCGGGTTATCCAAACCACATCCTATGAATTTAAAATAACATGCAAAACTTGAAGACTGGTACTATACATATGATATATGCAATATAATCAATACATAACATGTGTATTGGTGGCACAATGCTAAGATTGGTTTATGTAAAAATTTAAAAGTCAAAAATATGATAGAAAATGGTATATTGGTGATGATATCGCAAAGTATTATACGTGTCGTACAGTTTGGTAGTTCGTAAATACGCATATAACTCATTTTAGGCTTGAAATTCGCAAACCTAAGTCAGGGTTTCGAAGGTACGTGTGATATAGACGGATTCACGAAAAAGGTATAAATTTATTAACTAGGATGATAATCACATCTTTCGGagtaaaataataacaaaaacctACAAAAGTTTTTCTCAATGAAAGATATAACACCAGTAGTAAAACTTGGAGTGGTTGGCGATATTCTAGCAACCTCCAAATTTCTATGACGCATCCAGTTTTAttctttctcaattttttttgataaataaagcAGTTAGTAAACCTGACATTACAGAACACCACAACTTAAATACAACAGGAATGACCGAAACCACTTTCAAAGATCAAGTAACAAATTTTCAACAACTTAATCTTAATTAACGGAATCATGTATATTGAAATCACAGctaatcaataaaaataataattatcatAGTGATCGTAACACTTGCTTACATACGGGAGAAGAACTTGGATCGTTGAGACATGATCCATAACCCTAAAACATATTTTAATTTCTTTCTGAATACAAATCCTTCGAAACATTTACCGGTCGGAATATTTAGACTTaaagccttttggttttaattttattCTTTCTCAAAAATAACATATtcggaagaaaaaaataattattaccgGGAAAAATAAAAAGTTTAGTCCATTTTATTGTTTTAGCCCACCTGAATTTCCAATCCTTATTGTGAGGTCACTAAGAACCTATTTTGAGAGTGGCAGGCCACTATGTCCAGTGATCCCCATCATTTGATATCCCAGCAGGGGTGTAGGTACATACTTTGTTAAAGGGTAGAGTGTGGGCAGTATTTTTGAGCCCTAGAATCAAGATGGTAAGTGTACATTGACCATTGACTGTACGATGCAGAATTGACTGATATAGTCTGAACTTAAACATGGTTGCTCTGACAATATATATCATTTGATCTCCATCAGTTAAAAAAAGGAAAGGAAACAACCATTTCAAAAATAGTACTCCATTTTGAGTGTCAAAAACTCGTTAGCAAAAGATTTCTCATATCTGTTTGTTTGGATTTTCAGAAAAGATTttcaaaacaacaaccacaacgaATCAAAGAAGAATTTTCTGTAATAAAAACAAGATACGGTAATCAACggcaaaaaaaagatcaaatctaTAAACCTATAAACAGAGTAACTTGCAGAGTTTTTTGAGTcagaaaaagataaatcaagaTACCCCTTTTAATGTCTTAATGAGAGCAAGAAACATTAATGGTTTGAATCTGAGCAAAAGGTACAATTTTTACACAGaacccattttttcttttctttttttttttgatttgaggAAGTTAAAAATGGATAAATGAGTAGTTATTGAAAAAATGAACAGTTGCAGAGAAGGGGTAAAAGAAGGAAATTGAAAGAGATTCACGAGATTGTCAGTTTTTGCTGATGAGAACAACACTTCACTACTACTGAGGTGGTGCCCTGGTTGTGGTATGGTATCTTTCTTTCTGTACAaaaaatttaaacttttttttttctcattcaaAGTGAGAGAAACCACAAAACAAAATCTGGGTTTGTTTAAAAAATTACACTAATGGGGTTAGtgggtttttttgttttcttacttatactgtaattttttcttgattttcttattaaaaaaaaattgttctgttTTGGTCTGAGGTTTTGTGTTTAATTAATTAAGTTTTAGAGTAATCTAATCTAATTTTTGCTCTGTATCTTTCTGTAGCATCTTTTCTTGTCTTATAATGCAGTTATTCACGAGGTCTTTGACAGgttttttttcccaaattttcCGAGTTCTTATTTTAGACTTGTGGCTTTCATATTCTATCTCTCtcacactctctctctctctctctccctatcTCTCTACTCTGTCATTATCAGAGTAGTCTGTTTGAAATATGGAAGACGCAATTCATTAATAAGAGTAGTAGTCTATCTTAATTCTGATAGCAACGCTTAagatttcatttttgaattttttttctgggTATTTCTAACTGAAACACTCTGTTTTTGGTTCTTCATCAGAGTTTGATTGTATCAAGATAAAAAATGGGGAAAGCAACTAGATGGTTTAAGAATTTCTTAggaatgaagaaagaaaaagataagaatttctcatcaaatttgAGTGATCAGAGAGATAAGAAGAGATGGAGTTTTGGGAAATCGGTTAGAGATTCAGTTTGTGTTGGTCATTTTCCGGAGAATCATTATAACAATCCGgttgatgataatgatgaagaaACAGAGACAACaaccacaacagcaacaacaactgcAACATGGGTCAAATCTTCTTCTTATTACAGTGAAACAGAGAATGAACAAAACAAACATGCTATTGCTGTTGCtgcagccactgctgctgctgctgatgctgcaGTTGCTGCAGCGCAAGCTGCGGTTGCTGTTGTTAGACTTACTAGTCATGGTAGAGGTACTTTGTTTACTGGTGCTAATGAGAAATGGGCTGCTATTAAGATTCAAACAGTCTTCAGAGGTTATTTGGTAAGTACAATATGACTCTTTCTTTTGAGATTTGGGTTTTGAAGTTTCTTGATTTGGATTATTACTTTGATTAGATCCAGTTGAATGAATTGAGTTGTGATTTTGATTACAGGCAAGGAAGGCATTAAGAGCACTAAAAGGATTAGTGAAGCTGCAAGCACTTGTTAGAGGTTATTTAGTTCGGAAACAAGCTGATGCAACTCTACATAGTATGCAAGCTCTTATTAGAGCTCAATTAACTGTTCGATCTCAGAAAGCTCGCCAGCAACTCAATCAAGAACAAAGACCTTACCCGGAATTCCGGCCTCGTCGATCCACTGTAAGACCAACTTTCACTTATTCTTACTGAAACTCAATGTTCAATCTAAAAGTCTTGTTATTATGCAGCATTAGCTTAATGTTGAATGTGCAAGGTTGTTTAAGAATTTGGGTTGTTCAATTCCGAGTTTGTACTGAATTCTTCTGTGTACTTGAATTTCAGGAAAGATATGATGATGCAAGAAGTGAGCACACCGCATCAATTCATAGTAGGAGATTATCAGCATCACTTGAAGCTGCGATTAATAATACATATGAAGAGACTCCTAAGATTGTCGAAATCGATACGTGTAGGCCGAAG encodes:
- the LOC113348107 gene encoding protein IQ-DOMAIN 14-like encodes the protein MGKATRWFKNFLGMKKEKDKNFSSNLSDQRDKKRWSFGKSVRDSVCVGHFPENHYNNPVDDNDEETETTTTTATTTATWVKSSSYYSETENEQNKHAIAVAAATAAAADAAVAAAQAAVAVVRLTSHGRGTLFTGANEKWAAIKIQTVFRGYLARKALRALKGLVKLQALVRGYLVRKQADATLHSMQALIRAQLTVRSQKARQQLNQEQRPYPEFRPRRSTERYDDARSEHTASIHSRRLSASLEAAINNTYEETPKIVEIDTCRPKSRSRRTPSNSISEYGEDPCNPAPRIDSPRLQACPIPARMSIPDCRNFHEFDWALAADECRFSTAQSTPRFVNSCAPVTPAKSVCTERLFRPYSNFPNYMANTQSFKAKVRSYSAPKQRPDTGSRKRLSLSEIAGSRASLSGVRMQRSCSQAQEAISFKNAVMGKLDRSTEFACDIEREYFQRRW